The DNA segment CCCTGAGAAGACCAGGTGCATTTTCGAGTTGATGGAGGCACTTGATAGTTACATCCCTGAGCCTGAGCGTGACATAGACAAGCCTTTTTTGATGCCCATTGAGGACGTATTCAGCATCAGCGGCCGCGGTACGGTTGTGACCGGCCGTGTTGAGCGCGGCGTACTCCATGTCGGCGAAGATGTGGAGATAATAGGGCTTCGTCCTACCCGCAAGACGGTATGCACCGGTCTTGAGATGTTCCGGAAGCTTTTGGATGAAGGCCGTGCCGGCGACAATATCGGTATATTGCTTCGCGGTACGAAGCGTGACGAAGTCGAACGCGGTCAGGTAGTGGCCAAACCGGGATCCATTAAGCCTTACAAGAAGTTCAATGCAGAGGTATATGTATTGAGCAAGGAGGAGGGCGGCCGTCACACCCCGTTTTTTGCAGGATATCGTCCGCAGTTTTATTTCCGGACCACGGATGTTACAGGTGTGGTGACACTGCCGGAGGGCGTTGAGATGGTTATGCCAGGGGACAATGTATCTCTTGAGGTCTCGATGATCCAGCCCATTGCCATGGAAGAGGGAGTCAGGTTTGCGATCCGTGAAGGCGGCCGGACGGTCGGGGCCGGCGTGGTAACCAAGATCGTGGAGTAGGAGGCAGGTTATGAGAGAGATAGTCACCCTTGCGTGTACGGTCTGCAAGCGGCGTAATTATACTACTACAAAGAACAAGCGGATTACTCCGGATAAGCTTGAATTAAAGAAATATTGCCGATTCGACAGGCGGCATACCATACATAGGGAGATAAAGTAGGTTCAATAAAGCCGGTGCGGGAAAAGGGGGCGGATATCAGTAGGCCAGTAGCTCTAACGGTAGAGCACCGGACTCCAAATCCGGGAGTTGGGGGTTCGAGTCCCTCCTGGCCTGCCATCGTTTGTTGCCAGAAAGCGAAAATCGACTCCGGTAAGTTGAGAAATTTAAGTGTCTAAAAAAAAATCCAAAAAGATACAGAGCAGAAAAAAAGCACAGGCTGCAAAACAAGGCAATGTCAAGCCTGTCAAGAGCTATTCCCCACCCAACGATGTCTCTGGTCGGGCGGAGGTCAGCCCTGCCTTGAGAAGCGGCATTAAAGATTGGGTCGACAAGGTTAAATCCTTTTTCATAGAGGTCCGTGTTGAATTTGATAAAATAACCTGGCCTTCCAGGAAAGAGGCAATTGCGCTGACCACCGCCGTATTGGCAATTACCTTTTTCTTTACCGCCTACCTTGGTATAGTGGACTTTTCCTTGACAAAGCTTGTCAGCTTCCTCATTTATTAGCAGGAGTCTGATGATGTATATTTGCAGATTAATGGCTGCCGGTTGAGGCAATTCCTTTAAAAAAGTAGCCGTTCATGGCTTGAAATTGGAAATTAGAAATTAGAGATTAGGAAAAGATGAAACGAAACAAAAGCATGAAAGCCAAATTTCCAATTTCTATTTTCTAATTTCAACGTTCCGTAGCTTTTAAATGAGTAATTTATATGGAGCATAAATGGTATATTGTTCATACTTATTCCGGGTTTGAGCATAAGGTCAAGGCCTCTATAGAGGAGAGGATCAAGCAGCACGGGATGGAGGAATATTTCTCCGATATTGTTGTCCCAATGGAGAAGGTGGTAGAGATACTGGGAGGAGAGAGACGCACCTCATCCAGAAAGGTTTTCCCCGGCTACATCCTGGTGCATATGGAATTGAATGATAAGTCGTGGCACTTGGTTCAGGATACCCCAAAAGTGACCGGTTTTATCGGCGGCCTGAAGAATCCGGTACCCCTTTCAGATGAAGAGGCTGAACACATAATCCGCCAGATGGAAGAGCGGGCGCTGAAGCCTGTACCCAAGTATAGCTTTGAAAAAGGTGATCATGTGACCGTGACAGAAGGGCCTTTTGCCAATTTTAACGGTGTCGTGGATAAAGTCAGCCCTGAGAAAGGGAAGATCCGTGTACTTGTCTCTATTTTTGGAAGGTCAACACCTGTTGAACTGGAATTCGGAAGCGTACAAAAGGCCGGTTAAAGGAGAATATTATGGCCAAGAAAATCTTATCATATATCAAGCTCCAGATCCCCGCCGGACAGGCAAATCCGTCACCGCCTGTGGGACCGGCTTTGGGCCAGCATGGAGTGAACATAATGGAGTTTGTGAAGGCCTTTAATGCGAAGACAGAGGACCAGATCGGGATGATAATACCGGTTGTGATAACAGTATATGCAGACAGGTCATTCAGCTTTGTTATGAAGACGCCTCCTGCATCTGTATTGCTGAAGAAGGCGGCTGGTATCGAGAAAGGTTCAGGGATACCTAACCGGGACAAGGTCGGCAAAGTTACCAGGAAGCAGGTAGAGGAAATCGCCATGAAAAAGAAGCCGGATCTGACTGCTGTCGATTTGCATGCAGCTGTACGTTCCATTGAAGGCACAGCCAGCAGTATGGGCATCGAAATCGTTGATTAAAGGGAGAGTTGTATGGCAGGAAGTCATGGCAAAAAATATCGTGACGCAAGGGCCAGAGTAGATACCAGCAGAAGGTACAGCCTGGATGAGGCAATAGACATTGTCATCAGCACAAGCTATGCCAGATTTGATGAGAGTATAGATACGGCCATAGTTTTGGGTGTTGATCCCAGGAAGGCGGATCAGAATGTGAGAAGCTCTGTTGTCCTTCCTCATGGTACCGGACGTACTCAAAGTGTCCTGGTCATTGCCAAGGGCGAAAAGGCCAGAGAGGCTGAAGATGCCGGTGCCGACTATGTCGGTGCCGAGGATGTGATAGAAAAGATTAAAGGAGGATGGCTTGATTTTGATAAAGTCGTCTCTACTCCCAATATGATGTCCATGGTGGGCAGGATCGGCAAGATTCTCGGGCCAAGGGGTATGATGCCAAATACCAAAACCGGGACTGTCACATTTGATGTCTCCAGGGCGGTTAATGAGATAAAGGCAGGGAAGGTGGATTTCCGTGTAGACAAGGGCGGGGTTGTTCATATTCCCTTGGGTAAGGTTTCCTTTGGCTCCAGTAAAATCAGGGAGAATTTTGCAGCGATTGCCGAGGCATTACTTCGAGTAAAGCCTTCCACAAGCAAGGGGGCCTATGTGCGGGGCGTTGCAATATCCACTACAATGGGCCCTGGAGTGAAGGTGGATCCAGCTGAAGTCAAAGCAGTCGCTTCCTAAATAATTAATGTTGAATTCTGAATGCCGAATTAAGGTGCTGGACTATATTTTGAGTGTTAAATTCTGAATTTCTAAGGAATAATATTATATTTTGTGTAAATATCCGGTGAACCCGTTATATCCTGCCTTGAAGCGGTTACCTTTTTCCGGGTTTCAAAGCTCACTCATCGCGGACCGGAGAGGCAGTGCAATCCGGCCCGCGATCGAAACCCTGCAAAAGGCAAACCGCTCCTGCGGCAGGGCACGGATGGCAACTTCCACAGTGGACCACGGGTTCACCGAATATTTACTATTTTGTCCGCAATTCAAAATTCAACATTTCCATATCTGCTCATTTGTCAGAGACAGTAGGTACACCTCATGTGTTTAATAGAGTCGGCTCAGTACTTGGCTCTACCTGCCCAGATAGGTGAGGCCTCTGCCTTTGGCAGTAAAAAATAACTGCCTGTGGTAGAAAGGGGGGAGAAATTTGTCTTTAAGGATTAAGGAGAAAGAGACAATCGTCCAGGATCTGCATGAGAAGTTTTCCAGGTCTGCAACTGTAATTATGACCCGGTTTCCAGGTCTCGATGTTGCTGGTGCCAATGAACTTCGAAAAAAGCTCAGGGAGTCAGGCGCCGAGTTTAAGGTGTCGAAAAATACCCTTTTCAGAAGGGCCGTACAAGGTACTCCGGCGGAAGTGCTTTCAGATCAGTTTTCAGGCCCTAATGCCGTGGTTTTTGCCTATGAAGATCCGGTGTCCATGGCTAAGGTCATAGCGGAGTTCGCAAAGGAGAATGAGGTCCTTGAAATCCGCGGCGGCGTTATGAACGGAAAGTTGATTGATGCTGCCCAGATCCAGGCCCTGTCAGAACTGCCTGGTCTGGAGGTTCTGCTTGCAAAACTGCTTGGGGTTTTTGTTGCCGTTCCTGCGTGTCTTGTCAGGGTCCTGTCGGGCATACCGCAAAAATTGCTCTATGCGTTAATGGCGATTGAAGACCAGAAAAAATAATAATGACAATTGAATAAGTGATTCTGCCCAAGAGGTTCAGGGTTCATGGGTTCAAAGGTTCAGAGTTTAACGGAAATTTG comes from the Deltaproteobacteria bacterium genome and includes:
- the tuf gene encoding elongation factor Tu, with product MSKQKFERTKPHINVGTIGHIDHGKTTLTAAMTRVLAEQGKAKYIPFDDIDKAPEERERGITIATAHVEYETDKRHYAHVDCPGHADYIKNMITGAAQMDGAILVVGADDGPMPQTREHILLARQVGVPSIVVFLNKCDMVDDPELIELVELELRDLLTKYEFPGDDIPIIKGSALEALNNHTDPEKTRCIFELMEALDSYIPEPERDIDKPFLMPIEDVFSISGRGTVVTGRVERGVLHVGEDVEIIGLRPTRKTVCTGLEMFRKLLDEGRAGDNIGILLRGTKRDEVERGQVVAKPGSIKPYKKFNAEVYVLSKEEGGRHTPFFAGYRPQFYFRTTDVTGVVTLPEGVEMVMPGDNVSLEVSMIQPIAMEEGVRFAIREGGRTVGAGVVTKIVE
- the rpmG gene encoding 50S ribosomal protein L33, with product MREIVTLACTVCKRRNYTTTKNKRITPDKLELKKYCRFDRRHTIHREIK
- a CDS encoding preprotein translocase subunit SecE; this encodes MSKKKSKKIQSRKKAQAAKQGNVKPVKSYSPPNDVSGRAEVSPALRSGIKDWVDKVKSFFIEVRVEFDKITWPSRKEAIALTTAVLAITFFFTAYLGIVDFSLTKLVSFLIY
- a CDS encoding transcription termination/antitermination protein NusG; this encodes MEHKWYIVHTYSGFEHKVKASIEERIKQHGMEEYFSDIVVPMEKVVEILGGERRTSSRKVFPGYILVHMELNDKSWHLVQDTPKVTGFIGGLKNPVPLSDEEAEHIIRQMEERALKPVPKYSFEKGDHVTVTEGPFANFNGVVDKVSPEKGKIRVLVSIFGRSTPVELEFGSVQKAG
- the rplK gene encoding 50S ribosomal protein L11 produces the protein MAKKILSYIKLQIPAGQANPSPPVGPALGQHGVNIMEFVKAFNAKTEDQIGMIIPVVITVYADRSFSFVMKTPPASVLLKKAAGIEKGSGIPNRDKVGKVTRKQVEEIAMKKKPDLTAVDLHAAVRSIEGTASSMGIEIVD
- a CDS encoding 50S ribosomal protein L1, which produces MAGSHGKKYRDARARVDTSRRYSLDEAIDIVISTSYARFDESIDTAIVLGVDPRKADQNVRSSVVLPHGTGRTQSVLVIAKGEKAREAEDAGADYVGAEDVIEKIKGGWLDFDKVVSTPNMMSMVGRIGKILGPRGMMPNTKTGTVTFDVSRAVNEIKAGKVDFRVDKGGVVHIPLGKVSFGSSKIRENFAAIAEALLRVKPSTSKGAYVRGVAISTTMGPGVKVDPAEVKAVAS
- a CDS encoding 50S ribosomal protein L10: MSLRIKEKETIVQDLHEKFSRSATVIMTRFPGLDVAGANELRKKLRESGAEFKVSKNTLFRRAVQGTPAEVLSDQFSGPNAVVFAYEDPVSMAKVIAEFAKENEVLEIRGGVMNGKLIDAAQIQALSELPGLEVLLAKLLGVFVAVPACLVRVLSGIPQKLLYALMAIEDQKK